A genome region from Methylobacterium sp. FF17 includes the following:
- the cutA gene encoding divalent-cation tolerance protein CutA — translation MERALLVYTTFPDAGTALRVGEELVRLRLAACVNVLPGMLSVYAWKGAVEQGAEVVAILKSREGLAEALSAALKARHPYETPIILHLPVMGADPDTAAWIMQETSTGIQGPPIG, via the coding sequence ATGGAGCGCGCGCTTCTCGTCTACACCACCTTCCCGGATGCCGGCACCGCCCTCAGGGTCGGAGAGGAACTGGTGCGCCTGCGCCTCGCCGCCTGCGTCAACGTCCTGCCCGGCATGCTGTCCGTCTACGCCTGGAAGGGCGCGGTGGAGCAGGGTGCCGAGGTGGTGGCGATCCTGAAGAGCCGGGAGGGCCTGGCGGAGGCGCTCAGTGCCGCCCTGAAGGCGCGCCATCCCTATGAGACGCCGATCATCCTGCACCTTCCCGTCATGGGCGCGGACCCGGATACGGCGGCCTGGATCATGCAGGAAACGAGCACCGGGATTCAGGGACCGCCGATTGGGTAG